One Magnetospirillum sp. 15-1 DNA window includes the following coding sequences:
- a CDS encoding alanine--glyoxylate aminotransferase family protein: MSNLPATSFQPPLRILMGPGPSDVHPRVLAAQARPTIGHLDPAFVGMMDELKGLLQAALRTGNEMTFAVSGPGSAGMEACFVNLIEPGDTVVVCVNGVFGGRMKENVERCGARAVVVEDAWGTPVDAGKVEAALKAHPGAKALAFVHAETSTGVESDAGALCALARAHGALAIVDTVTSLGGIPVLVDQWGADAVYSGSQKCLSAPPGLSPVTFSPRAVDALKARKTKVQSWFLDLTLLTAYWGGGAKRTYHHTAPVNALYGLHESLVMLHEEGLEAAWARHRAMHEALKAGLEAMGLGLPVAEKARLPQLNAVTVPDGVDEAAMRSQLLARFGLEIGAGLGALAGKVWRVGLMGQSATPRHVITCLTALESVLGDRVKAGAGPAAASKLLFG; this comes from the coding sequence ATGAGCAACCTGCCCGCCACGTCATTCCAGCCGCCGCTGCGCATCCTGATGGGTCCCGGCCCCTCGGACGTCCATCCCCGCGTGCTGGCCGCCCAGGCGCGTCCCACCATCGGCCATCTCGACCCGGCCTTCGTCGGCATGATGGACGAGCTGAAGGGCCTGCTGCAGGCCGCGTTGCGCACCGGCAACGAGATGACCTTCGCCGTGTCCGGCCCCGGCTCGGCGGGCATGGAGGCCTGCTTCGTCAATCTGATCGAGCCGGGCGACACGGTGGTGGTCTGCGTCAACGGCGTGTTCGGCGGCCGCATGAAGGAGAACGTCGAACGCTGCGGTGCCCGCGCCGTCGTGGTCGAGGACGCCTGGGGCACCCCCGTTGACGCCGGCAAGGTGGAGGCGGCGCTGAAGGCCCATCCCGGCGCCAAGGCCCTGGCCTTCGTCCATGCCGAGACCTCCACCGGGGTGGAATCCGATGCGGGCGCCCTGTGTGCCCTGGCCCGCGCCCATGGGGCGCTCGCCATCGTCGACACCGTCACCTCGCTGGGCGGCATTCCGGTGCTGGTGGACCAGTGGGGCGCCGACGCCGTCTATTCCGGCAGCCAGAAATGCCTGTCGGCGCCGCCCGGCCTGTCGCCGGTCACCTTCTCGCCCCGCGCCGTCGACGCGCTGAAGGCCCGCAAGACCAAGGTGCAGAGCTGGTTCCTCGACCTCACCCTGCTGACCGCCTATTGGGGCGGCGGGGCGAAAAGGACCTATCATCACACCGCCCCGGTCAACGCCCTGTACGGCCTGCATGAATCCCTGGTCATGCTGCACGAGGAAGGGTTGGAGGCCGCCTGGGCGCGTCACCGCGCCATGCACGAGGCCCTCAAGGCCGGGCTGGAAGCCATGGGCCTCGGCCTGCCGGTGGCGGAGAAGGCCCGCCTGCCCCAGCTCAACGCCGTCACCGTGCCCGACGGCGTCGACGAGGCCGCAATGCGCTCGCAATTGCTGGCCCGTTTCGGCCTGGAGATCGGCGCCGGCCTGGGCGCCCTGGCCGGCAAGGTCTGGCGTGTCGGCCTGATGGGCCAAAGCGCCACGCCCCGGCACGTCATCACCTGCCTCACCGCCCTGGAAAGCGTGCTGGGAGACAGGGTGAAGGCCGGCGCCGGCCCGGCGGCGGCGTCCAAACTGCTGTTCGGGTAG
- a CDS encoding lysophospholipid acyltransferase family protein yields the protein MTAFRSALFIVFIWIWTFVLSILYLPLLVMPRKAMLPAVRLWLGGVLGALRVLAGLSWELRGRENLPAGPLIIASKHQSAFETFVFHLLLGDPAYILKRELLWIPFFGWYLGKTGVIAIDRSAGTKALKAMVKGAEEAVADNRAVVIFPEGTRAAPGAKLPYHSGVAMLYGALKVPVVPIALNSGLFWRRRGFAKKPGTLTLEALEPIAPGMDRKTFMVELENRIEAATDRLIAEARERHPGL from the coding sequence GTGACCGCTTTTCGCTCCGCCCTGTTCATCGTCTTCATCTGGATCTGGACCTTCGTGCTGTCGATCCTTTACCTGCCGCTGCTGGTCATGCCGCGCAAGGCCATGCTGCCGGCGGTGCGCCTGTGGCTGGGCGGCGTGCTGGGAGCGCTGCGCGTGCTGGCCGGGCTGTCGTGGGAGCTGCGCGGCCGCGAGAACCTGCCGGCCGGGCCGCTGATCATCGCATCGAAGCACCAGTCGGCGTTCGAAACCTTCGTCTTCCACCTGCTGCTGGGTGATCCTGCTTATATCCTGAAGCGCGAGTTGCTGTGGATACCTTTCTTCGGCTGGTACCTCGGCAAGACCGGGGTGATCGCCATCGACCGCTCGGCGGGCACCAAGGCGCTGAAGGCCATGGTCAAGGGCGCCGAGGAGGCGGTGGCCGACAACCGGGCGGTGGTGATCTTCCCCGAAGGCACCCGCGCGGCGCCGGGCGCCAAGCTGCCCTATCATTCCGGCGTGGCCATGCTGTACGGCGCCCTCAAGGTGCCGGTGGTGCCCATCGCCTTGAATTCCGGGCTGTTCTGGCGCCGCCGCGGCTTCGCCAAGAAGCCCGGCACCCTGACGCTGGAGGCCCTGGAGCCCATCGCTCCGGGCATGGACCGCAAGACCTTCATGGTCGAGTTGGAGAACCGCATCGAAGCCGCCACCGACCGCCTGATCGCCGAGGCGCGCGAGCGTCATCCGGGATTGTGA
- a CDS encoding RNA-binding S4 domain-containing protein codes for MDGGQRLDKWLFFCRFFKSRALAANVVESGEARLNGHAVTKPAHTVRPGDRVRFPAGPYVRTVEVLAPGTRRGPATEARELYRDLGKERAPGE; via the coding sequence TTGGACGGCGGACAGCGACTGGACAAGTGGCTGTTTTTCTGTCGCTTTTTCAAGTCGCGCGCGTTGGCTGCGAACGTGGTTGAGAGCGGTGAGGCGCGCCTGAACGGCCACGCCGTCACCAAGCCGGCCCACACGGTCAGGCCCGGCGACCGGGTACGCTTTCCCGCCGGCCCCTATGTCCGCACCGTGGAAGTCCTGGCCCCCGGCACCCGGCGCGGCCCCGCCACCGAGGCGCGGGAACTCTATCGCGACTTGGGAAAAGAAAGGGCGCCGGGCGAATAG
- a CDS encoding adenosylcobalamin-dependent ribonucleoside-diphosphate reductase, with the protein MTQVAPISQQIWDMKYRLKSAEGTALDGTIEDTWRRVARTLAATEADPALWEKHFYEAMEDFKFLPAGRIISGAGTSRRVTLFNCFVMGDIPDDMAGIFEHLKEAALTMQQGGGIGYDFSTLRPKGAPVKGVGADASGPLSFMDVWDAMCRTIMSAGSRRGAMMATMRCDHPDIEAFIDAKREAGRLRMFNLSVLVTDPFMQAVKEDTSWELTFKGVTYKSLPARELWNKIMRATYSYAEPGVIFIDRINRLNNLSYCEDIHATNPCGEQPLPAYGVCLLGSINLARLVDKPFEDAARLDLDKLDRLVRVAVRMMDNVIDVSNYPLDRHRHEAVSKRRIGLGITGLADALVLCGARYGGREAIRLTETWMAAIRRSAYLASTELAREKGAFPLYDAEKYLAGETVRSLEPEVIEAIRANGIRNALLTSIAPTGTISLFADNVSSGLEPVFAFTYTRGVLQRDGTRREEEVSDYAYRLFRRQRGENAPLPPYFVDALSLTPGDHVVMQAAVQKYVDSSISKTINVPEDISFDAFKDVYSQAYELGCKGCTTYRPNDVTGAVLEVKKEARPENADEPELPLEKTGTRYTDPLDSGIVHLTQPLDRPEALPGSTYKVRWPDSDHAMYITLNDIIQDGRRRPFEVFINSKNMEHFAWTVALTRMISAVFRRGGDVAFVVEELKAVFDPRGGQWVGGRYVPSLLAAIGEVIERHMIAIGFLPDPKAAREPIEARDDRFGEERKVVNGETRLRHCPKCNQPALLRSEGCDTCTSCGYSKCG; encoded by the coding sequence ATGACGCAGGTGGCACCCATTTCCCAGCAGATCTGGGACATGAAGTATCGGTTGAAGTCCGCCGAGGGCACCGCCCTGGACGGCACCATCGAGGACACCTGGCGCCGGGTGGCGCGCACGCTGGCGGCGACGGAGGCCGATCCCGCCTTGTGGGAGAAGCACTTCTACGAGGCCATGGAGGACTTCAAGTTCCTGCCGGCCGGGCGCATCATCTCGGGAGCCGGCACCAGCCGCAGGGTAACCCTGTTCAACTGCTTCGTCATGGGCGACATCCCCGACGACATGGCCGGCATCTTCGAGCACCTGAAGGAAGCCGCGCTGACCATGCAGCAGGGCGGCGGCATCGGCTACGACTTCTCGACGCTGCGGCCCAAGGGCGCCCCGGTCAAGGGCGTGGGAGCCGATGCCTCGGGGCCGCTGTCGTTCATGGACGTGTGGGACGCCATGTGCCGCACCATCATGAGCGCGGGATCGCGCCGCGGCGCCATGATGGCCACCATGCGCTGCGACCATCCCGACATCGAGGCGTTCATCGACGCCAAGCGCGAGGCCGGGCGGCTGCGCATGTTCAACCTGTCGGTCCTGGTCACCGATCCCTTCATGCAGGCGGTGAAGGAAGACACCTCGTGGGAACTGACCTTCAAGGGCGTCACCTATAAAAGCCTGCCGGCGCGCGAGCTGTGGAACAAGATCATGCGCGCCACCTATTCCTATGCCGAGCCGGGCGTGATCTTCATCGACCGCATCAACCGGCTGAACAACCTGTCCTATTGCGAGGACATCCACGCCACCAATCCCTGCGGCGAGCAGCCGCTGCCCGCCTACGGCGTCTGCCTGCTGGGCTCGATCAATCTGGCCCGGCTGGTGGACAAGCCGTTCGAGGACGCGGCGCGGCTCGATCTCGACAAGCTGGACCGGCTGGTGCGCGTCGCGGTGCGCATGATGGACAACGTCATCGACGTGTCCAACTATCCCCTGGACCGCCACCGCCATGAGGCGGTGTCCAAGCGCCGCATCGGGCTGGGCATTACCGGGCTGGCCGACGCCCTGGTCCTGTGCGGGGCGCGCTATGGCGGGCGGGAAGCCATCCGCCTGACCGAGACCTGGATGGCGGCCATCCGCCGCTCGGCCTATCTCGCCTCGACGGAACTGGCCCGGGAAAAGGGCGCCTTCCCCCTTTATGACGCCGAGAAGTATCTGGCGGGCGAGACCGTCCGGTCCCTGGAGCCCGAGGTGATCGAGGCCATTCGCGCCAACGGCATCCGCAACGCCCTGCTCACCTCCATCGCGCCGACCGGCACCATTTCGCTGTTCGCCGACAATGTGTCGTCGGGGCTGGAACCGGTCTTCGCCTTCACCTACACCCGCGGCGTGCTGCAGCGCGACGGCACGCGGCGCGAGGAGGAGGTCAGCGATTACGCCTACCGTCTGTTCCGCCGCCAGCGTGGCGAGAACGCGCCGCTGCCCCCCTATTTCGTCGACGCCCTGTCGCTGACGCCGGGCGACCACGTGGTGATGCAGGCCGCCGTCCAGAAATACGTGGACAGCTCCATCTCCAAGACCATCAACGTGCCGGAGGATATCTCCTTCGACGCCTTCAAGGACGTCTACAGCCAGGCCTACGAGCTGGGCTGCAAGGGCTGCACCACCTACCGCCCCAACGACGTCACCGGCGCGGTGCTGGAGGTCAAGAAGGAGGCCAGGCCCGAGAACGCCGACGAGCCGGAACTGCCGCTGGAGAAGACCGGGACCCGCTACACCGACCCGCTGGATTCCGGCATCGTCCATCTGACCCAGCCGCTGGACCGGCCCGAGGCGCTGCCGGGCTCGACCTACAAGGTGCGCTGGCCGGATTCCGACCACGCCATGTACATCACGCTGAACGACATCATCCAGGACGGCCGCCGCCGGCCCTTCGAGGTGTTCATCAACTCCAAGAACATGGAGCACTTCGCCTGGACCGTGGCGCTGACCCGCATGATCTCGGCGGTGTTCCGCCGGGGCGGCGACGTGGCCTTCGTGGTCGAGGAGCTGAAGGCGGTGTTCGACCCCAGGGGCGGCCAATGGGTGGGCGGGCGCTACGTGCCCTCGCTGCTGGCCGCCATCGGCGAGGTGATCGAGCGCCACATGATCGCCATCGGCTTCCTGCCCGACCCCAAGGCGGCGCGCGAGCCCATCGAGGCCCGAGACGACCGCTTTGGCGAGGAGCGCAAGGTGGTCAACGGCGAGACGAGGCTGCGCCACTGCCCCAAGTGCAACCAGCCGGCCCTACTGCGCTCGGAAGGCTGCGATACCTGCACCTCGTGCGGCTATTCCAAGTGCGGATGA